A genome region from Prochlorococcus marinus CUG1417 includes the following:
- a CDS encoding DUF2839 domain-containing protein, translating into MGEAKRRKTLGLPPKKNDTKAKIDESPRLFEWLPFTINQKDNLIKLSIKASWVGIGGLVILWIVVRFIGPAAGWWTLADSL; encoded by the coding sequence ATGGGAGAAGCAAAAAGACGTAAAACACTTGGTTTACCTCCAAAAAAAAATGATACTAAAGCTAAAATTGATGAGTCTCCAAGATTATTTGAATGGCTACCTTTTACAATCAATCAAAAAGATAACCTAATTAAATTAAGTATTAAAGCCAGTTGGGTTGGAATCGGAGGGTTAGTAATCTTATGGATTGTAGTGAGATTTATAGGCCCTGCCGCTGGGTGGTGGACTTTAGCTGATTCTTTATAA
- the rplC gene encoding 50S ribosomal protein L3 — translation MSIGILGKKLGMSQLFDDKGNSVPVTLIEAGPCRITQLKTTALDGYTAVQIGYGLSKDKHISKPEKGHLLKSGEELLKHLKEYRVEETSSYEIGNQITVKNFEVGQKVDISGKSMGRGFAGYQKRHGFSRGPMSHGSKNHRAPGSTGAGTTPGRIYPGKRMAGRYGGKQITTKGLLVLKIDDQKNLLVVKGSVPGKPGSIINIKPNNVVGKKGGEKS, via the coding sequence ATGTCTATAGGAATTTTAGGAAAGAAATTGGGCATGTCCCAACTTTTCGACGATAAAGGTAATTCGGTACCAGTTACTCTTATTGAGGCTGGTCCTTGCCGTATCACTCAATTGAAAACAACCGCTTTGGATGGTTATACTGCCGTTCAAATAGGTTACGGCTTGTCCAAAGATAAGCATATAAGTAAGCCTGAAAAGGGACATTTGTTGAAATCAGGTGAAGAACTTTTAAAGCATTTGAAAGAATATAGGGTTGAAGAAACTTCATCTTATGAAATCGGAAATCAAATAACTGTAAAAAACTTTGAGGTTGGTCAAAAAGTCGATATCAGTGGCAAATCTATGGGTAGAGGTTTTGCTGGTTACCAGAAAAGACATGGTTTTAGCAGAGGTCCTATGAGTCATGGTTCGAAAAATCATAGAGCACCTGGATCTACAGGTGCAGGAACAACTCCAGGCAGAATTTATCCTGGCAAAAGAATGGCAGGAAGATATGGAGGAAAACAGATTACTACTAAAGGTTTGTTAGTTCTAAAAATTGATGATCAGAAAAATTTGCTTGTGGTGAAGGGTTCTGTCCCTGGTAAGCCAGGCTCAATAATAAACATTAAGCCAAATAATGTCGT
- the recA gene encoding recombinase RecA yields the protein MSLEDKKNAESKEKDKALSLVLGQIERNFGRGSIMRLGDASRMKVETISTGALTLDLALGGGYPKGRVVEVYGPESSGKTTLTLHAIAEVQKNGGVAAFVDAEHALDPVYAASLGVDVENLLVSQPDTGEMALEIVDQLIRSSAVDLVVVDSVAALTPRAEIEGEMGDHVIGSQARLMSQAMRKITGNIGKSGCTVIFLNQLRLKIGVTYGNPETTTGGNALKFYASVRLDIRRIQTLKRGTEEYGIRAKVKVAKNKVAPPFRIAEFDILFGKGISTTGCLLDLAEETNIIIRRGAWYSYEGENIGQGRDNTIIWLDQNLEIRNKVESMVKEKLTEGTEVSSNSMKALNSSPANTIAVNDIKTVA from the coding sequence ATGAGCCTTGAAGACAAAAAAAACGCTGAATCAAAAGAAAAAGACAAGGCTTTGAGTCTTGTCCTAGGCCAAATAGAAAGAAATTTTGGACGAGGATCAATAATGAGACTTGGTGACGCCTCGAGAATGAAAGTAGAAACAATATCTACTGGAGCGCTCACCTTAGATCTAGCATTAGGAGGAGGCTATCCAAAAGGAAGAGTAGTAGAAGTTTATGGCCCAGAAAGTTCAGGAAAAACTACATTAACTCTTCACGCGATTGCAGAAGTCCAAAAGAATGGAGGAGTAGCTGCATTTGTAGATGCTGAGCATGCGCTCGATCCAGTTTATGCAGCCTCTTTAGGAGTTGATGTTGAAAATTTGTTAGTTTCACAACCAGATACTGGTGAAATGGCTCTGGAGATAGTTGACCAACTTATAAGATCAAGTGCAGTAGATCTTGTTGTTGTTGACTCAGTCGCAGCACTAACCCCAAGGGCAGAGATAGAAGGAGAAATGGGAGATCACGTAATTGGAAGCCAAGCAAGACTAATGAGCCAAGCAATGAGAAAAATAACAGGCAATATTGGCAAATCTGGATGTACGGTAATATTCCTGAATCAATTACGCCTAAAAATTGGCGTTACATACGGCAATCCAGAAACAACCACAGGAGGTAATGCATTAAAATTTTATGCCTCAGTGAGACTTGATATCAGAAGAATTCAAACTCTTAAAAGAGGTACTGAAGAATATGGTATAAGAGCAAAAGTGAAAGTAGCAAAAAACAAAGTTGCACCACCATTTAGAATTGCAGAGTTTGATATTCTCTTCGGAAAAGGTATTAGTACAACAGGATGTTTATTAGATTTAGCAGAAGAGACTAATATCATAATAAGAAGAGGTGCTTGGTACAGTTATGAAGGAGAAAATATTGGACAAGGAAGAGATAATACAATTATTTGGCTTGATCAAAACTTAGAAATTAGGAATAAAGTAGAATCTATGGTTAAAGAAAAATTAACAGAAGGAACAGAAGTTAGTTCAAATTCAATGAAAGCATTAAATAGCAGTCCTGCTAATACAATCGCTGTTAATGATATAAAAACAGTAGCTTAG
- a CDS encoding LdpA C-terminal domain-containing domain, which translates to MITTQNKKDKWIKLICGASNEDIIAIEDLCAIYTAAGVDYIDVAAEESIVHAAKKGIEWAKKVFKNSPGLMISISDGNDIHFRKAKFDPMKCPPNCPRPCEKVCPTFAIDNYGIKKSKCYGCGRCLNSCPLNLISEYEYNLSKDDLGSTLQKIKPNAVEIHTEINRLDSFAKVVSILQSSGMKLDKISISCGLNQSFKKSQEPEDLLKALWERYEILKKLDIPLIWQLDGRPMSGDLAPSTSRDAVKLFEKIGSDLPPGLIQLAGGTNEKTHEFLNSNNLPDGIAFGSAARKIMQPFIEFAHRNNKKLYEYPERMALAIKKAQKFLEPWKSSSFK; encoded by the coding sequence TTGATTACAACTCAGAATAAAAAAGATAAATGGATTAAATTAATTTGTGGTGCCAGTAATGAAGATATTATTGCCATAGAAGATTTATGTGCAATTTATACTGCTGCTGGTGTCGACTACATAGATGTTGCCGCAGAAGAATCTATAGTCCACGCAGCAAAAAAAGGAATCGAGTGGGCAAAAAAAGTCTTTAAAAACTCCCCTGGATTAATGATAAGTATTAGTGATGGAAATGATATCCACTTTCGTAAAGCAAAATTTGATCCAATGAAATGTCCCCCTAATTGTCCAAGACCGTGCGAAAAAGTATGCCCCACCTTTGCAATTGATAATTATGGGATCAAAAAGAGTAAATGTTATGGATGTGGAAGATGCTTGAATAGCTGCCCCTTAAATCTAATTAGTGAATATGAATATAATTTGTCAAAAGATGATTTGGGATCAACACTTCAGAAAATAAAGCCAAATGCAGTAGAAATTCATACAGAAATAAATCGCCTAGATTCTTTTGCAAAAGTTGTCAGTATCCTTCAAAGTTCTGGAATGAAATTAGACAAGATATCTATCAGTTGTGGATTAAATCAATCTTTTAAAAAATCACAAGAGCCCGAAGATCTTTTGAAAGCTCTTTGGGAAAGATATGAAATTCTAAAAAAACTTGATATTCCCCTTATTTGGCAGCTAGATGGAAGGCCAATGTCTGGAGATCTTGCTCCTTCAACAAGTAGAGATGCTGTTAAGTTGTTTGAAAAAATCGGTTCAGATCTTCCACCTGGATTAATTCAATTGGCAGGAGGAACAAATGAAAAAACTCATGAATTTTTGAATTCAAACAATCTCCCAGACGGAATAGCATTTGGAAGTGCTGCAAGAAAAATCATGCAGCCCTTTATTGAATTTGCTCACAGAAATAACAAAAAACTCTATGAGTACCCTGAAAGAATGGCTTTAGCGATCAAAAAAGCTCAGAAATTTCTAGAACCATGGAAATCGAGCTCATTCAAATAA
- the ndhN gene encoding NAD(P)H-quinone oxidoreductase subunit N, which produces MPLLLTGKKFHNDLKTNKCLAIFAPLEGGYETRLLRRMRAKGFKTFITSARGLGDPEVFLLKLHGVRPPHLGHQSVGRNGALGEVQQVIPQASELFNENDKNKLLWLLEGQVLSQSELESLVEICTNDNKLTIVVEMGGSRKLEWKPLSNYILDEFES; this is translated from the coding sequence ATGCCATTACTTCTCACAGGGAAAAAGTTTCATAACGATTTAAAAACTAACAAATGTCTTGCAATCTTTGCTCCTCTGGAAGGTGGTTATGAAACTCGTCTTTTGAGAAGAATGAGGGCCAAGGGCTTTAAAACTTTTATAACCTCAGCAAGAGGGCTTGGAGATCCAGAAGTATTCTTACTCAAATTGCATGGCGTTAGACCACCGCACCTTGGTCATCAAAGCGTAGGAAGAAATGGAGCACTCGGGGAAGTTCAACAAGTTATCCCACAAGCTTCTGAGTTATTTAATGAAAATGATAAAAACAAATTACTTTGGTTATTAGAAGGTCAAGTATTATCTCAATCTGAATTAGAGAGCTTAGTAGAGATTTGCACTAACGATAATAAACTAACGATAGTTGTTGAAATGGGGGGTTCAAGAAAACTTGAATGGAAGCCGTTAAGTAATTATATTTTAGATGAATTTGAAAGTTAA
- a CDS encoding HAD family hydrolase, with amino-acid sequence MSSQKIFLFDFDGVIVDGMQEYWLSSLLACERYLNSPYISFDQKLYKKVPNSFKEIRPWVKYGWEMILIVHEIIKTENPLKNDNKDDFINNYHQNCQRILNENSWIAEDLQKMLDKSRKYQIDKDFKSWVNLHNPFFEIINFMKELKKREIKTGVITTKGKIFAEKILKQLNIFPEFIFGYESGTKIKIAEKLTQNYEILGFIEDRKKTLIDIKQNPETSHIPCFLADWGYLKESDRYTLSNEIKLLKLGNLEELVAI; translated from the coding sequence GTGTCTTCTCAAAAAATATTTCTATTTGATTTCGATGGAGTAATAGTCGATGGAATGCAAGAATACTGGCTTAGTTCCTTACTAGCCTGTGAAAGATATTTAAATTCACCCTACATCTCTTTTGATCAAAAACTTTATAAAAAAGTACCAAATTCTTTCAAAGAAATTAGGCCTTGGGTTAAATATGGTTGGGAAATGATTCTAATTGTTCACGAAATTATAAAAACAGAAAATCCATTAAAAAATGATAATAAAGATGATTTCATTAATAATTATCATCAAAATTGCCAGAGGATATTAAATGAAAATTCGTGGATTGCCGAAGATTTACAAAAAATGTTAGATAAGTCTCGCAAGTACCAAATTGATAAAGATTTTAAATCGTGGGTAAATTTACATAATCCTTTTTTTGAAATTATAAATTTTATGAAAGAATTAAAGAAAAGGGAAATAAAAACTGGAGTTATAACAACTAAAGGTAAAATATTTGCAGAAAAAATTCTCAAACAATTAAATATTTTTCCAGAATTTATTTTTGGTTATGAATCCGGAACAAAAATTAAAATAGCTGAAAAGCTTACACAAAATTATGAAATTTTAGGCTTTATAGAAGATAGAAAAAAAACTCTCATAGATATTAAACAAAATCCCGAAACTTCTCACATTCCATGCTTCCTAGCTGATTGGGGATATTTGAAAGAGTCAGATAGATATACTTTAAGTAATGAAATCAAATTATTAAAATTAGGCAACCTTGAGGAATTAGTTGCAATTTAA